The sequence AGGCAAGGAGGTTGGTAAGGATGGGCAAGCCTTATTCGATGGATCTTCGCGAACGGGTTGTTGCGTCGGTTGAGCGGGGAGGGGCTGTCGCGACGGCAGGCCTCGGTGCGCTATGGAGTTGGTATCAGCACCGTCATCAGGTGGGTGCGCCGCTTGCGCGAAACGAGCAGCCTTGCACCCGGCAAGATGGGTGGGCACCGGCCGAAGAAGATTGCCGGTGAGCATCGGGACTGGCTTCTGGTGCGCTGCCGGGCCACGGATTTTACGCTGCGCGGTCTTGTGATCGAGCTGGCCGAGCGCGGCCTTGCGGTCGACTACCGCTCGGTGTGGGAGTTCGTCCACGCCGAGAAGCTCAGTCACAAAAAAGACGCTGATCGCGGCTGAGCAGGATCGCCCGGATGTGGCGCGCAGGCGGACACAGTGGGCAAAGTATCAGGACCGCATCGATCCTTCCCGTCTGGTGTTCATCGACGAGACATGGACCAAAACCAACATGGCACCGCTCAGGGGATGGGCGCCGCGCGGCGAGAGGATCAAGGCCAAGGTGCCGCACGGCCATTGGAAGACAATGACCTTCCTGGCGGCGCTGCGTCATGACTGCGTCGATGCACCATGGCTCATCGACGGACCGATCAACGGCGAGCGTTTTCAGCTCTATGTCGACAAGGTTCTCGTCCCAGTCCTCAAGCCCGGCGACATCGTCATCATGGACAATCTCGGCTCACATAAAGGCAAGGCCGTGCGCCGCGCCATCCGCGCGGCCGGCGCCAGGTTGTTCTTGCTGCCCAAATACTCGCCCGATCTGAACCCCATCGAGAAGCTCTTCGCCAAGCTCAAGCATTGGCTGCGCAAGGCTGCCAGACGAACAGTCGAGACCGTCTGCGAAGCCATCGGTCAGATCCTCGGCACCGTCACTTCAACCGAATGCAGAAATTACTTCACCGAGGCCGGGTATGTACCAACCTAAATTCATCCCGCTCTAGTCGATCGATCGAGAGCGGCTCATGCAGAGCGGCCTCAATGTACTCTAGGACGCGCTTGAGCTGGGTGTCCGACAAGCGGTTCGTTCGGTCGATGTCTATATCATCGAGGCCGAGCAGCCTGACCGCGAGCGCGGCGCCAATGCTGTCGGCAAACAGAGAGCCGCTCGGCGCATCGAGATCGCTCTGCAGTGCGCGAGCAAGATGCTCGATGCGCTGGTCACGAAGCAGATGGCGCGTGTCGAGTCGCGTTGCCAGCGCCCTGCCGCCAAGTTCCACCGCTACCCTTTCCATCAGCGCTGGCTGCAAGACAATCTCAATCGTGTCGAACGCGGTTTCAGCCTCGAAACCGCCCTCCTCGCCAGCCGGCACCAGGTCGATATCGCCGGCGCGCCTGACGAAATAGCGCCCGACCTGATTGCAGTAGGAGCGCGTCGCCGCGCTTGCATGCACCATGACACGGTGGTGTGGCGCCCGCGGCAGGCGATGGACGCCCGCCTCAATATGCCGGGAAACCATTGTTACGTCGGACGGGGATCGGGCCGGAGCGGATTGCGGACGCATGCTCTCTCGATTCATGGCGAAACCTGTTCAAGATTTGGCAATTCCCGCGCGATTTTCAATGCCGCGAACCTGTACGCACGCCTCTCCGTCAAGCTTGGAAGAGAGGTTGCCATGAGTTTCTATGTTGTTGTCGGCGCGGGCCCGGTTGGACGCGAGACCGCGCGCCTTCTTGGTGAGGAAGGACATGATGTCGTTCTCACCAGCCGAAGCGTCGGTTCGAACGCGTTGCCGAACGTGCGGACCATACAGGCCGATGCCACGGATGCCTCGGAACTGTCGCGTATCTGCCGAGGCGCCGATGCCATCTTCATGTGTGCCATGGCCACCTATCATCGCTGGCCGACCGACTTTTTCCCCATCATCGACGGCACCGTGCGCGCGGCGGAAGCGGTCGGCGCGAAGCTCATCGTGCTCGGAAACCTCTATGGCTACGGGGAAAATGCCGGCAGCCCGCTTCGCTCCGACCTGTCCCTGGATCCGACGTCGAGGAAAGGAACAACCAGGACGATCATGTGGCAGCGAGCGGTCCGTGCCGATGTGCCGGCGATCGAAATACGCTCCAGCGACTATCTCGGACAGGGCGCGATCAGCTACTTCTCCCTGGTCGCGCTGCCCTCCATCATCGAGGGCAAGCCCACCGCCTTCATTGGAGATCTCGACGCAAACCATGCCTGGACCTTCACCAGGGATGTCGCGAGCACACTTGTCG is a genomic window of Mesorhizobium huakuii containing:
- a CDS encoding NAD-dependent epimerase/dehydratase family protein; protein product: MSFYVVVGAGPVGRETARLLGEEGHDVVLTSRSVGSNALPNVRTIQADATDASELSRICRGADAIFMCAMATYHRWPTDFFPIIDGTVRAAEAVGAKLIVLGNLYGYGENAGSPLRSDLSLDPTSRKGTTRTIMWQRAVRADVPAIEIRSSDYLGQGAISYFSLVALPSIIEGKPTAFIGDLDANHAWTFTRDVASTLVAAARYTGEWDRAFHVPSQYASPRELIQKTAALLGREVSAIRSYSVAEMEALGMHEVIEMSYLFESPLLVDASDTEALLGVKASSLEEMIADTLRDHL